DNA from Halostagnicola kamekurae:
GGTTCAAGCACAACAGCGTCGACGAACTCGCGCACGCACTCCGGCAAGGGACCTCTGTGGGATGGCTCAACCCTCGGACCCGACCGGCAAGCGAGAAGGACAAGCAGGCTGCGAAAACGATCGAACAGCAACGCGGCCAGCAGGCGTTCCACGTGAATATTCGCGTTCTCGCCGCATCCTCAGAGAAGGACGAAGCTGAAGCTCGAGCCCGCGGTGTCGCAGGGATGTTCAGGAAGTACTATAACGCGATTACGGAACAGGGACTCGACGATAACCCGGTCTGGCATCGCAAAGAGCGAAAGCGAGCTGAACGACTTCGACGATTCCTCTATCGAATGCGCGATCGCGAATGGATCGATCGCCGTATGATCATGACCGTCGACGAACTCGCCGGCGTCGCGCATATCCCCAACGCGGAGATTGAGACACCGAAGATCGACTGGCGTTACACTCAGCGGGGTGACCGGCTTCCATCGGATGGGTCTCAATATACAACTGATGATCCGCCGATTGAGGAGCAGACATCAGAAGCTCCAGATCAGACAGCAGTTACCTTTGATGGCTCTTCTCGAGAGCCGGAGGGATTCGATGGTATTTGATCGGTTCTTCGGACACGGTGGAGAGGACTCGAGTGACGCCCAAAGTAGTGAGTCCCCATCAGGCGATGAAGCATCCGGTGACGACCAGACAGAGAACACGAAGAGCACTCGGTTGTCGTCTGCCAAGCAATCAGCCGCTGGTGAGCAATACCAGATCGCTGACCAGGACACAACTCGCGTCGGTGGCAAACCGATCCTCACGGACACAGCCAACGAAGGCACGGTTGCAGGCCCGTACGTTCGAGAGATGTTCGAAGCCGAGATGTACAACGCACCTGCCCCACTCTGGGTTGGCTACACGGAAGATCCCCAGACTGGCTTTCGTGAGGCCCCGCTTCGGTTTGACTCGCTGTTTCGGCACAACTGGATTGCAGGGACGACCGGCTACGGGAAAACCACCCAACTGTTGAATATGATGGTGCAGTGGGCGTATTCGGGATATGGCTTCACGTACTTCGATCCAAAAGGCCAAGACTCTCGTGAACTCCTCCGGATGCTCCCCAAACACCGTCTCGAGGACGTGGTCTGGATCGAGCCTGGATCGACCACCCACGACAACACGGTCGGGATGAATTTTCTCGAAGTCCCCGAGTGTGAGACGACCGAAGAACTCGAGAACGAGATCGAAAACCGGGTCGAGAACCTGAAAGCGGTCTTCGATACGTCCGACTACTGGGGGATCAACATGGAGGCGATTACCGAGTCGATGGCTCGAGCGATGATGAAGTCCGAGAAACCATTCTCCATCATCGATATGTACTTCATTCTCCTCAACGCTGACCGACGCGAAGATTTCGCACTCGATGTCGAGGATCCCTATATCCGTGAGTTCTGTCTCGAGATTGCGGAGATGGAAGAGGAGACGGTTCGCCCTCTCTTGAAGCGGATCAAATCCTGGGTCGAGAACTCAGTGATTCGCCGGATCATCGCCCATCGCGAGAGTACGATCAACTTCCGCGATATCATCGACAACGACCGGATCGTGATCGTTCGAACGCCGGTTGAGAATACGGATATCAAGAAGATGGTCACACTGGGTGTGATGCGGAATCTCTGGAGTGCTATTCAGCGTCGTTCGTACGAACTTGATACCGAGCCGGATCCCTACTTCGTTCTCTGTGACGAGTTCGACGATATCGCGAGCGATAATCTCGATATCGAGTCGATGCTTGCTCGAGCCCGATCGATGCGGTTGTCGGTGACCTTGGCCTCGCAGTATCCCTCTCAGTTCGAGGAGGACACGCTGAAAGCGATGCAGAACAACTGCGATAACCTCCTCACGTTCTCAGTCAACGACAGCGACGATGCTGAGTTGTTGATGAAACGGTTCCGTGATTATACGGCAGAAGACCTCATCACGACCGACCAGTTCAAAGTCTGGACGCGGATTCCGCTCTCAGGTGGACGCTACTCTGAACCCGTGTTGATCCGGACGTTTCCGCCGTATCCGCCCCTCCGGGGGACAGATACTGTCGATCAGATCATTGAACAGAGTCTCAAGCGGTATGGGACTGACCCGCTGACGGATAACGAGATCCTTCGCAATCTCATCTACCGCGAGTACAATGAGGCGGCAAGTCCCGCTGCGCTTACTGTCGACCGGGTGATGGCGGAAGCGATTCGAACTGTCCAATTGCGGGAGGACGTTCGCGAGCAGAACGGCTGGGTTCCCGTGACTGACATCGACGCAGAAGTGATCGAGCGCTTGGAGGGTGAGGACGGTGATACCGCTGAAGGCCTCACTACAGAGACTCCACTCGAGGAATTCCCTGATGTGCGTCGGGAGTCGCCCCTGATCGATGTCGATCTCAGTGCACACGATGATACGGTCGTCGCTCGGTTGACTGACGAGGGTGAAGATGTTGCGGCACCCGAAACTGGAGATGTGCGCTCTGCAGGTGGCTCGGAACATGATTCTCTCCTGTTCGATCTCGAGGCCACCTTGACGAAGTGTGGCTTCTCTGTCGAGATCCTCGAACAAGATGGGAGCGAACAACCCGATGGGACGGCCACCCATCCTGACTACGATGGTGAGTTTGCTCTCGAAGCCGAAACAACGACGCCGAATAGGCCAGCGAAAGTTCTGCAGAACCTCAAACGAGCGCAAGAGGATGACCGGACCCCACTCTTCGTTGTGCGACCGGGGGAAGAGAGTCTCGCTCACTCAGCGCGTCGGCTCGAGAGTATGCTTGAGGCACCAGTTCGAGAGCTGGCTGATGGCACTGAGCAACTCTACAATATGGATGAACTCGTCACGTTTGGTGATGGAGCCACCGCCCTCGGTGGTGTGACGGCTGTGCGACCATCGACTGATGAGTCAACACGAACGGTCTGGAAACGTGAGGGAGATGAACGCGTTCTCTCGGATGGTGAAACAGAGTTCATTCGTACGCCATCTTCGACTGCTCTCTCGAAAGATAGTATACCAGCCTATTACAGCTTCGACCGTGAGACTGATCAGTATACTGTCTATGAACAGGGGGAAACAACGGTCTACGAGACAAAGGACGCGTTCGAGGCAGACTGGACGCCAATCAAGCGCCCCTTTGTTCCTGAGACTGATTTGCCGAACCCAGAATATGGGCGAGATAGCTATGCCATAGTAATCCAGCCCAAAGACGCAATGCCACAGCTCTATGTCGACGGTGATACGGTTCCACTGGCAGAGAATCGTGAGGCGCTCCCGAACGCAGATCACGACCCTCTACTCGGTGACGAGACGGATACCCCGTTGGCAACTCCTCAAGAGCAGCAGCCAGTAGATGAGGCTCCCGAACTGAATCCTAGTGGTGATGGTGTTGATGTCTTCGTTGAACAATTCCTCGTTGCCGATACCGATGGGTCAGTCTCGAAGAAGGATCTCTACCAGGCCTATGTAGCGTGGGCGAAACAGCATGACCTTGACTACACGAACGACGTCTGGTTTGGACGGAAATTGAGCGACCATCTCGAGATTGGTAGTGATCGACGACGGAAGGATGGAGAACGTATCACTGTTCATACTGGAATTGCACTGACTGAGACAGGAACCCGTCTCCTTGAGGGGGTGCAACAATCAGAACAATGATGGGTGAGTATACGGTT
Protein-coding regions in this window:
- a CDS encoding type IV secretory system conjugative DNA transfer family protein — encoded protein: MVFDRFFGHGGEDSSDAQSSESPSGDEASGDDQTENTKSTRLSSAKQSAAGEQYQIADQDTTRVGGKPILTDTANEGTVAGPYVREMFEAEMYNAPAPLWVGYTEDPQTGFREAPLRFDSLFRHNWIAGTTGYGKTTQLLNMMVQWAYSGYGFTYFDPKGQDSRELLRMLPKHRLEDVVWIEPGSTTHDNTVGMNFLEVPECETTEELENEIENRVENLKAVFDTSDYWGINMEAITESMARAMMKSEKPFSIIDMYFILLNADRREDFALDVEDPYIREFCLEIAEMEEETVRPLLKRIKSWVENSVIRRIIAHRESTINFRDIIDNDRIVIVRTPVENTDIKKMVTLGVMRNLWSAIQRRSYELDTEPDPYFVLCDEFDDIASDNLDIESMLARARSMRLSVTLASQYPSQFEEDTLKAMQNNCDNLLTFSVNDSDDAELLMKRFRDYTAEDLITTDQFKVWTRIPLSGGRYSEPVLIRTFPPYPPLRGTDTVDQIIEQSLKRYGTDPLTDNEILRNLIYREYNEAASPAALTVDRVMAEAIRTVQLREDVREQNGWVPVTDIDAEVIERLEGEDGDTAEGLTTETPLEEFPDVRRESPLIDVDLSAHDDTVVARLTDEGEDVAAPETGDVRSAGGSEHDSLLFDLEATLTKCGFSVEILEQDGSEQPDGTATHPDYDGEFALEAETTTPNRPAKVLQNLKRAQEDDRTPLFVVRPGEESLAHSARRLESMLEAPVRELADGTEQLYNMDELVTFGDGATALGGVTAVRPSTDESTRTVWKREGDERVLSDGETEFIRTPSSTALSKDSIPAYYSFDRETDQYTVYEQGETTVYETKDAFEADWTPIKRPFVPETDLPNPEYGRDSYAIVIQPKDAMPQLYVDGDTVPLAENREALPNADHDPLLGDETDTPLATPQEQQPVDEAPELNPSGDGVDVFVEQFLVADTDGSVSKKDLYQAYVAWAKQHDLDYTNDVWFGRKLSDHLEIGSDRRRKDGERITVHTGIALTETGTRLLEGVQQSEQ